One Rhodothermus sp. DNA window includes the following coding sequences:
- a CDS encoding FAD/NAD(P)-binding oxidoreductase, whose protein sequence is MGERQYEVVIVGGGTAGITVAARLRRAKNPPEVAIIEPSTKHYYQPLWTLVGAGVFPPAASVRDEADYIPPGATWIQDRVVALDPDNDQVQTARGDIIRYGYLVLAPGIQLDWHKIPGLKEALGKYGVTSNYAYELAPYTWQVMQQLKPGSRALFTQPSTPVKCGGAPQKIMYLTADHLRRRGILDQVEIHFFSPGVVIFGIPEFARTLEQVIARYGIQVHFRHELAEVRGPAQEAVFHLKDEQGNVLEERVYRFDMLHAVPPQSAPDFIKHSKVANAEGWVDVDRYTLQHVRYPNIFALGDAAGTPNAKTGAAVRKQAPVVVHNLLQLREHGALVHPKHYNGYSSCPLITGYGKLVLAEFDFDNRPVPSFPLDTSRERRSMYLLKKYVLPWMYWHLMLKGKA, encoded by the coding sequence ATGGGTGAGAGGCAGTATGAAGTGGTCATTGTCGGCGGTGGCACGGCCGGAATTACAGTAGCTGCCCGGTTGCGGCGGGCTAAAAATCCGCCGGAGGTCGCCATTATCGAGCCTTCCACGAAGCATTACTATCAGCCTCTCTGGACGCTGGTGGGGGCGGGCGTTTTCCCACCGGCCGCGTCGGTGCGGGACGAAGCCGACTACATTCCACCCGGCGCCACGTGGATCCAGGATCGGGTGGTGGCGCTTGATCCGGATAATGATCAAGTGCAGACGGCCCGTGGCGACATCATCCGATACGGGTATCTCGTACTGGCTCCGGGCATTCAGCTCGACTGGCACAAAATACCCGGCCTGAAGGAAGCGCTGGGTAAGTACGGGGTTACCAGCAACTACGCCTATGAGCTGGCGCCGTACACCTGGCAGGTGATGCAGCAGCTCAAGCCCGGCAGTCGGGCACTTTTTACGCAGCCTTCGACGCCGGTCAAATGCGGGGGAGCGCCCCAGAAGATCATGTACCTGACGGCCGATCACCTGCGGCGACGCGGAATCCTGGATCAGGTGGAAATCCACTTTTTCTCGCCGGGAGTAGTCATTTTCGGGATTCCAGAGTTTGCCCGGACGCTGGAGCAGGTCATTGCGCGCTATGGCATTCAGGTGCATTTCCGGCACGAACTGGCCGAGGTACGGGGACCGGCGCAGGAGGCCGTTTTTCATCTGAAAGATGAACAGGGCAACGTGCTGGAAGAACGGGTCTATCGGTTCGACATGCTCCATGCGGTGCCGCCGCAGAGTGCGCCGGACTTCATCAAGCACAGCAAGGTCGCCAATGCGGAAGGATGGGTGGACGTGGACAGGTACACGCTTCAGCATGTGCGCTATCCGAACATCTTTGCGCTGGGCGATGCGGCCGGCACGCCCAATGCCAAAACCGGCGCGGCTGTGCGGAAACAGGCGCCCGTCGTGGTGCACAACCTGCTTCAGCTTCGGGAGCACGGCGCGCTCGTCCATCCGAAGCACTACAACGGCTACAGCTCCTGTCCGCTGATAACGGGCTACGGGAAGCTCGTGCTGGCCGAGTTCGATTTTGACAACCGGCCCGTGCCCTCGTTTCCGCTTGACACCTCCAGGGAACGGCGCTCCATGTATCTGCTCAAAAAGTACGTGCTTCCCTGGATGTACTGGCACCTGATGTTGAAAGGGAAGGCTTAG
- a CDS encoding GNAT family N-acetyltransferase: MPELGPAHPHEAVQLQQLLRRCGLLDTGVPEQLDRVLVAREGARVIGMALLERYGADGLLRSVAVDPAWQRQGIGRRLVEAMLLRARQEGLRQVFLLTETARGFFEQLGFVPVPRTAVPPTLRAAPQFSWPVCASCQVMRWTNPAGPGQARSQST, encoded by the coding sequence ATGCCTGAACTGGGCCCCGCGCATCCGCACGAAGCTGTCCAGTTGCAACAGCTATTGCGGCGGTGCGGTCTGCTGGATACGGGCGTGCCTGAGCAGCTTGATCGGGTACTGGTTGCCCGAGAAGGGGCCCGGGTCATAGGCATGGCCCTGCTGGAACGCTATGGTGCTGATGGCTTGCTGCGTTCGGTCGCTGTCGATCCAGCCTGGCAACGCCAGGGGATCGGGCGCCGGCTCGTCGAGGCAATGCTGCTTCGTGCCCGTCAGGAAGGGCTTCGACAGGTCTTTCTCTTGACCGAAACAGCGAGAGGATTCTTTGAACAGCTGGGGTTTGTGCCGGTCCCCCGTACAGCGGTACCTCCTACGCTTCGGGCAGCTCCGCAGTTTTCCTGGCCAGTCTGTGCTTCCTGCCAGGTGATGCGGTGGACCAATCCAGCGGGACCAGGGCAGGCGCGAAGCCAGTCAACCTGA